A DNA window from Mastomys coucha isolate ucsf_1 unplaced genomic scaffold, UCSF_Mcou_1 pScaffold21, whole genome shotgun sequence contains the following coding sequences:
- the Znf296 gene encoding zinc finger protein 296 gives MSRRKAGRVPCRLDPEPDADVEMPDLVIDVKPDRNLGSSAQLPWFARDKPTSGVFGMEHQLQTASYPLGAPTTCAPRMPLSSKSSDRHHWTDMHPDLLTCGRCRKIFPLGAIIAFMDHKKQGCQLLQVSDPISESKELKALSCLQCGRQYPSAWKLLCHAQWDHGLCIYQTEQLLTPEAPLLTPEAPLLGLAEVAAAMSAVAVVGPVKDKPPPVRSAARRSPTCDLCNKTLSSFSNLKVHMRSHTGERPYSCDQCSYSCAQSSKLNRHKKIHRQPTTGRTHRQPTAGRTHRQPTAGRRPSTSTSNWGFSPAAPPEPAAYAAAPASMLPCQNVEKAGAAATAGVQEPGAPGSGAQGGSGFVGWEATVKVERTDPVKTTPRKSNGPGGEVLHQQQQHWRVTSVPVLVPGHKQQAQLSGKTV, from the exons ATGTCCCGCCGCAAGGCCGGCCGCGTGCCTTGCCGCTTAGATCCGGAGCCGGACGCCGACGTGGAGATGCCCGACCTTGTCATAGATGTAAAGCCGGACCGCAACCTGGGGTCCTCGGCGCAGCTGCCCTGGTTCGCGAGGGACAAGCCCACGTCCGGGGTCTTCGGTATGGAGCATCAACTCCAAACCGCCTCGTACCCCCTCGGCGCGCCCACCACGTGTGCCCCGCGGATGCCTTTGAGTTCTAAGTCTTCCG ACCGCCACCACTGGACCGACATGCACCCAGATCTGTTGACCTGCGGCCGCTGCAGGAAGATCTTCCCATTAGGGGCCATCATCGCTTTCATGGATCACAAAAAACAAGGCTGTCAGCTTCTCCAAGTCTCCGACCCCATCTCAG aATCCAAAGAACTGAAGGCTCTGAGCTGCCTCCAATGTGGCAGACAGTACCCGAGTGCTTGGAAGTTGCTGTGCCATGCCCAGTGGGACCATGGGCTATGCATCTACCAGACAGAACAATTGCTGACCCCAGAGGCTCCTCTGCTGACCCCAGAGGCTCCACTGCTGGGCCTGGCTGAGGTGGCTGCAGCCATGTCAGCAGTGGCAGTGGTAGGGCCAGTTAAGGACAAGCCCCCTCCAGTGAGAAGTGCTGCCCGGCGGAGCCCCACCTGCGATTTGTGTAACAAGACCCTCAGCTCTTTCAGCAACCTCAAGGTCCATATGCGTTCCCACACTGGTGAGCGGCCCTACTCCTGTGACCAGTGTTCCTATTCCTGTGCTCAGAGCAGCAAGCtgaacagacacaagaagatccATCGGCAGCCAACAACTGGGAGGACCCATCGGCAGCCAACAGCTGGGAGGACCCATCGGCAGCCAACAGCTGGGAGGAGACCCTCCACTTCCACCAGTAACTGGGGATTCTCCCCAGCAGCCCCTCCAGAACCAGCTGCCTATGCAGCTGCTCCAGCCAGCATGCTACCATGCCAGAATGTGGAGAAGGCTGGAGCTGCAGCCACAGCAGGAGTCCAGGAACCTGGGGCCCCTGGCAGCGGAGCTCAAGGGGGTTCAGGTTTTGTTGGCTGGGAAGCCACTGTCAAAGTAGAGAGGACTGACCCTGTAAAGACAACACCTAGGAAGAGCAATGGGCCTGGGGGCGAAGTCCTTCACCAACAGCAGCAACACTGGCGAGTGACCAGTGTCCCTGTGCTTGTGCCTGGGCACAAGCAGCAAGCTCAACTGTCTGGTAAAACTGTATAA